A portion of the Streptomyces platensis genome contains these proteins:
- a CDS encoding epoxide hydrolase family protein yields MPRPTSDVQAFEAHATDADLGDLRARLAAARLPEAETVYRAGPGARRWEQGVPLADLIDVVNYWRTGYNWRSFEERLDRIGQFRTTIDDLGIHFLHRRSARADATPLILTHGWPGSIAEFIDVVDELADPKDADAPAFHVVVPSLPGFGYSDKPATTGWGTEKIAAAWVELMGRLGYSKFVAHGGDWGGNITTVLGGRFPAHVLGIHTLFAEAPPGLTTDGLTAVERKWTEETRDFWRHRAAYAKQQATRPQTIGYSLVDSPVGLLAWILDKFAEWSDTEDSPFETITRDRILDDVTLYWLTRTGASAARIYYESHNSLDPELRVDVPSAISMYPRDIEKCPRPWAQERYRQIVRWRSPESGGHFPSLEVPEYFVKDLQEGLAAVLAAHR; encoded by the coding sequence ATGCCCCGTCCAACCAGCGACGTGCAAGCATTTGAAGCCCACGCAACCGACGCTGACCTCGGCGATCTGCGCGCGCGACTGGCCGCGGCGCGGCTGCCGGAGGCCGAGACGGTCTATCGCGCCGGGCCCGGCGCTCGTCGATGGGAACAGGGCGTTCCGCTCGCCGACCTCATCGATGTCGTGAACTACTGGCGCACCGGGTACAACTGGCGTTCATTCGAAGAGCGCCTTGACCGGATCGGCCAGTTCCGCACGACGATTGATGATCTGGGAATCCACTTCCTGCACCGCCGATCCGCACGGGCAGATGCCACTCCTCTGATCTTGACGCACGGCTGGCCAGGCAGCATTGCCGAGTTCATCGATGTAGTGGACGAGCTGGCGGATCCGAAAGATGCGGACGCGCCGGCGTTCCACGTCGTGGTCCCGTCGCTACCAGGCTTTGGTTACAGCGACAAGCCGGCCACCACCGGGTGGGGAACCGAAAAGATCGCGGCCGCATGGGTGGAACTGATGGGACGGCTCGGCTACAGCAAGTTCGTGGCCCACGGCGGCGACTGGGGAGGGAATATCACCACGGTTCTCGGTGGCAGGTTCCCGGCGCACGTGCTCGGCATCCACACATTGTTCGCGGAGGCGCCGCCCGGGTTGACAACGGACGGGCTGACAGCGGTCGAGCGCAAGTGGACCGAGGAAACCCGCGATTTCTGGCGCCACCGCGCGGCGTACGCGAAGCAGCAGGCGACCCGACCGCAGACCATCGGCTACTCGCTCGTCGACTCACCGGTCGGGCTTCTTGCCTGGATCCTTGACAAGTTCGCTGAGTGGTCAGATACGGAAGACAGCCCGTTCGAGACGATTACCAGAGACAGGATTCTCGACGACGTCACCCTGTATTGGCTGACGCGGACCGGCGCTTCGGCGGCCCGCATTTACTACGAAAGCCACAACTCGCTGGACCCGGAACTCCGGGTCGACGTCCCGTCAGCAATCAGTATGTATCCCCGCGACATCGAGAAGTGTCCGCGCCCCTGGGCGCAGGAGCGGTACCGGCAGATCGTCCGATGGAGGTCGCCCGAAAGCGGGGGACATTTCCCGTCGCTGGAGGTTCCCGAGTATTTCGTCAAGGACCTGCAAGAAGGTCTCGCGGCAGTGCTGGCCGCTCATCGGTGA
- a CDS encoding CGNR zinc finger domain-containing protein, translated as MRAGFPDFRLGAVLATSFTGTLSERHGDAVERIPTPQRLVDWLAVSGLAVDSCTAAQLDLARELRESIHAAATAAAVQDALPASAVHVINECSAQGRAAAILTPEGKRRWRLSSASCVEDALGVIAADAISIIAGERDGKLALCASPTCQAAFFDTSQSRTRKWCDMNTCGNRQKKARFNANQRKNPRSAE; from the coding sequence ATGCGTGCTGGATTCCCTGACTTCCGCCTCGGTGCCGTGCTGGCGACCAGCTTCACGGGGACTCTGTCGGAGCGTCATGGCGACGCCGTGGAGCGCATTCCCACGCCGCAGCGACTCGTCGACTGGCTGGCGGTGAGCGGCCTCGCCGTGGACTCCTGCACCGCTGCCCAGCTCGACCTCGCCCGGGAACTGAGGGAGTCGATTCACGCCGCCGCGACAGCAGCCGCGGTCCAGGACGCTCTCCCTGCATCTGCTGTCCACGTCATCAATGAATGCAGCGCTCAGGGGCGGGCCGCAGCGATCCTGACGCCCGAGGGCAAGCGGCGATGGCGGCTCAGCTCGGCTTCCTGCGTGGAAGATGCCCTCGGCGTGATCGCCGCCGACGCGATCAGCATCATCGCAGGCGAACGAGACGGAAAATTGGCCCTGTGCGCATCGCCGACCTGCCAAGCCGCCTTCTTCGACACCAGCCAAAGCCGCACCCGGAAATGGTGCGACATGAACACATGCGGGAATCGTCAGAAGAAAGCGCGCTTCAACGCCAACCAGCGTAAAAACCCCAGATCAGCGGAGTGA
- a CDS encoding DUF1059 domain-containing protein, translated as MRKKVDCRDYPSEMNCTLVITGEEEEVVRAAAEHAVSVHGHTDSPELREQIRSSLKNEIPQHA; from the coding sequence ATGCGAAAGAAGGTCGACTGCCGGGACTACCCGAGCGAGATGAACTGCACCCTCGTCATCACCGGCGAGGAAGAGGAAGTCGTCCGCGCCGCCGCCGAGCACGCCGTCTCCGTCCACGGCCACACCGACAGCCCGGAACTACGCGAACAGATCAGGTCCTCCCTGAAGAACGAGATCCCCCAGCACGCCTGA
- a CDS encoding class I SAM-dependent methyltransferase: protein MATSSGVGSGGALDQERVQAFLERVITDSGAAVAGLCTSLGDRLGLYTAMAGAGPLTSAQLAARTGLVERYVREWLAAQVAGEYVSYAPDTDTYLLPAEHAAVLADPELPTYAAGFFTAMQALYATEDALMEAFRTGEGVGWEEHSTALFAGTAKFFRPGYAAALVPEWLAALEGVREKLERGARVADVGCGYGYSTTLMARAFPRSQFHGFDFHRPSIEAARGIADEEGLADRVSFEVATAQDYPGEDFDLITFFDCLHDTGDPGGALHHAEEALADGGTCMVVEPNASANAQENAHPVGRALTAASVAVCLPSALAQHGPRALGNHAGEETMREIADEAGLHHWRLAAESPLNRVYAVGR from the coding sequence ATGGCGACGTCCTCCGGTGTCGGCTCGGGCGGGGCTCTGGATCAGGAGCGGGTGCAGGCGTTCCTGGAGCGAGTGATCACCGACAGCGGGGCCGCGGTCGCCGGTCTGTGCACCTCGCTCGGTGACCGGCTCGGCCTGTACACAGCCATGGCCGGTGCCGGGCCGCTCACCTCCGCGCAGCTCGCCGCCCGTACCGGGCTGGTCGAGCGCTATGTCCGCGAGTGGCTGGCCGCGCAGGTCGCCGGCGAGTACGTCAGCTACGCGCCGGACACCGACACCTACCTGCTGCCCGCCGAGCACGCCGCGGTCCTGGCGGACCCGGAACTGCCCACGTACGCGGCGGGCTTCTTCACCGCGATGCAGGCGCTCTACGCCACCGAGGACGCCCTGATGGAGGCCTTTCGTACCGGTGAGGGCGTCGGCTGGGAGGAGCACAGCACGGCGCTGTTCGCCGGTACCGCGAAGTTCTTCCGCCCCGGCTACGCGGCCGCCCTGGTCCCGGAGTGGCTGGCCGCGCTGGAGGGGGTGCGGGAGAAGCTGGAGCGCGGGGCGCGCGTCGCGGACGTCGGATGCGGCTACGGCTACTCCACGACGCTGATGGCGCGGGCCTTCCCCCGGTCGCAGTTCCACGGCTTCGACTTCCACCGCCCGTCCATCGAGGCCGCCCGTGGCATCGCGGACGAGGAGGGGCTGGCCGACCGGGTCAGCTTCGAGGTCGCCACCGCCCAGGACTACCCGGGCGAGGACTTCGACCTGATCACCTTCTTCGACTGTCTGCACGACACCGGCGACCCGGGCGGTGCGCTGCACCACGCCGAGGAAGCGCTGGCCGACGGCGGGACCTGCATGGTCGTCGAGCCGAACGCCTCGGCGAACGCCCAGGAGAACGCCCACCCCGTCGGCCGGGCACTGACCGCCGCCTCGGTCGCCGTCTGTCTGCCGTCCGCGCTGGCCCAGCACGGTCCGCGGGCACTGGGAAACCACGCGGGTGAGGAGACCATGCGGGAGATCGCCGACGAGGCCGGACTCCACCACTGGCGACTCGCCGCCGAGAGCCCCCTCAACCGCGTCTATGCCGTCGGGCGTTAA
- a CDS encoding helix-turn-helix transcriptional regulator: MSAAAEAGLRRILAVVDLLIDAVDEETLVPALLPLLLGAVPGDSIIWSPRAGTADQPLTLPPGLLTPDVRVAFAREAAADCLVTHTTLGSGTPMRRSTLQTRAEFHALAAYAEVYRPFGAEQQLAMSFPAGYAAGRPRKVCVAISRNGSDFSDDDVAAAALLRTRLSHVLHRLAPPTPPPSLVTRRESAVLALLARGLTNQQIARRLEISPRTVDKHLEHAYAKLRVSSRVEAANAWLTRGRTAVPLGP, translated from the coding sequence ATGAGCGCGGCCGCGGAGGCCGGCCTGCGACGCATTCTCGCCGTCGTGGACCTCCTGATCGATGCCGTCGACGAGGAAACCCTTGTTCCGGCACTGCTGCCGCTGCTGCTCGGCGCCGTTCCCGGCGACAGCATCATCTGGTCCCCCCGCGCCGGCACCGCCGACCAGCCGCTCACCCTGCCCCCCGGTCTGCTGACCCCGGACGTGCGGGTGGCGTTCGCCCGGGAGGCGGCGGCGGACTGCCTCGTCACCCACACCACCCTCGGCTCCGGCACCCCGATGCGGCGCTCGACGCTTCAGACCCGCGCCGAGTTCCACGCCCTCGCCGCGTACGCCGAGGTCTACCGGCCGTTCGGCGCCGAGCAGCAGCTCGCGATGTCGTTCCCCGCGGGGTACGCCGCCGGCCGGCCGCGGAAGGTCTGTGTGGCGATCAGCCGCAACGGCAGCGACTTCTCCGACGACGATGTGGCGGCCGCCGCCCTGCTGCGCACCCGGCTCAGCCATGTGCTCCACCGGCTCGCCCCGCCGACGCCGCCGCCCTCCCTCGTCACCCGCCGCGAGTCGGCCGTACTCGCCCTGCTCGCCCGGGGCCTGACGAACCAGCAGATCGCCCGCCGGCTGGAGATCAGCCCGCGCACCGTCGACAAACACCTGGAACACGCCTACGCGAAACTGCGGGTGAGCAGCCGGGTCGAGGCGGCCAATGCCTGGCTGACGCGCGGGCGGACGGCGGTGCCGCTCGGGCCGTAG
- a CDS encoding DUF4333 domain-containing protein produces the protein MSAHPPRRVLLLGLLTALAVAGVLALTAARFRARDATSEVDGGTHTVPRTEIARTISGQLTLPFRNGPDAVRCSGDLRPVRYDAVRCTAHFPIGPDRHLTVEVTGVRHNLVTYRRHILPR, from the coding sequence GTGAGCGCACATCCGCCCCGGCGCGTCCTGCTCCTCGGTCTCCTCACGGCCCTCGCCGTGGCGGGCGTGCTCGCGCTGACCGCCGCCCGGTTCCGCGCCCGCGACGCCACCAGCGAGGTCGACGGCGGCACCCACACCGTGCCGCGCACCGAGATAGCCCGGACGATCAGCGGCCAGCTCACCCTGCCGTTCCGCAACGGGCCCGACGCGGTGCGCTGCTCCGGCGACCTGCGGCCCGTGCGGTACGACGCGGTGCGCTGTACGGCACACTTCCCCATCGGCCCGGACCGCCATCTGACCGTGGAGGTCACCGGCGTCCGCCACAACCTGGTCACCTACCGGCGCCACATCCTGCCCCGCTGA
- a CDS encoding histidine phosphatase family protein: MSVRLKLLAAARNSTLLETRFDDDRPLDAAGWHEAERAAPVLCRLAAAELRYCSPSARCRQTGEALGLRPLAQPALRDCDMGRWRGRTLGEVTAAEPRAVEAWLADPRSAPHGGESLLEFITRIGGWLDTRPAEDAAGLLAVAEPAVVRAALVYVLKAPPHAYWRIDVQPLSVTTLTGRSGKWDLLLEA; encoded by the coding sequence ATGAGTGTTCGACTCAAGCTGCTCGCCGCGGCCCGTAACTCCACCCTGCTGGAGACCCGGTTCGACGACGACCGCCCGCTGGACGCCGCCGGATGGCACGAGGCGGAGCGGGCGGCCCCCGTCCTGTGCCGGCTCGCTGCCGCCGAGCTCCGCTACTGCTCGCCGTCCGCCCGCTGCCGGCAGACCGGTGAGGCACTCGGGCTCCGGCCGCTCGCCCAGCCGGCACTGCGCGACTGCGACATGGGGCGCTGGCGCGGCCGCACACTGGGCGAGGTGACCGCCGCCGAACCCCGTGCCGTGGAGGCCTGGCTGGCCGATCCGCGCTCCGCACCGCACGGCGGGGAGTCGCTGCTGGAGTTCATCACCCGGATCGGCGGCTGGCTGGACACCCGGCCGGCCGAGGACGCCGCCGGGCTGCTCGCGGTCGCCGAACCCGCCGTCGTCCGCGCTGCCCTGGTCTATGTGCTCAAGGCGCCGCCGCACGCGTACTGGCGGATCGACGTCCAGCCGCTCTCGGTGACCACCCTTACCGGCCGGTCCGGCAAGTGGGACCTCCTGCTGGAGGCGTGA